From a single Botrytis cinerea B05.10 chromosome 4, complete sequence genomic region:
- the Bcvtc1 gene encoding Bcvtc1, translated as MSSQPLLQTAPGKRIALPTRVEPKVFFANERTFLSWLNFTVILGALAIGMLNFGDRPAFISASIFTVISMLTMGYALYTYHWRAKSIRLRGQGGFDDRVGPTVLALVLLMAVVVNFILRIVYGRD; from the exons ATGTCGAGTCAACCACTTCTTCAAACTGCGCCTG GAAAACGCATCGCCCTCCCCACGCGCGTCGAGCCCAAAGTCTTCTTCGCCAACGAGCGCACCTTTCTCTCCTGGCTCAACTTCACCGTTATCCTCGGCGCCCTCGCAATCGGCATGTTGAATTTTGGCGATCGTCCTGCCTTTATCTCCGCTTCCATCTTCACAGTCATCTCTATGTTGACAATGGGATATGCGTTATATACTTATCACTGGCGTGCGAAGAGTATTAGATTGAGAGGACAGGGAGGATTTGATGATCGGGTTGGTCCGACTGTGTTGGCtttggtgttgttgatggCAGTTGTGGTGAACtttattttgagaattgtCTATGGGAGGGATTGA